Proteins encoded by one window of Lathyrus oleraceus cultivar Zhongwan6 chromosome 1, CAAS_Psat_ZW6_1.0, whole genome shotgun sequence:
- the LOC127115502 gene encoding probable endo-1,3(4)-beta-glucanase ARB_01444 encodes MSTTNNKNNKPFLFPQANSSVLPDPSNFFSSNLLSTPLPTNSFFQNFTLKNGDQPEYIHPYLIKSSNSSLSVSYPSRSSNSKVISQIFKPDLTITSSPQVQIVQQQFNTFLPSFINNALNVFPFKREPHKISSYSDLSVTLDIPSSNLKSFLVRGSPFLTFSVTQPTHLSITTIHTICYFSSNNSLKKHTFHFNNGQRWVLYASSPLRLTQRLSEIYSVAFSGIIRIALLPDSKSKSEAVLDRYSSCYPLSGDAVFREPFSLEYKFKKKGSGDLLLLAHPLHIQLLSKMDPNVTVLSDFKYKSIDGDLVGVIGDSWLLKIDPVSITWHSSKGVKEESRDEIVLSLLKDVKCLNSSKIATKSSYFYGKLIARAARLALIAEEVNYLDIIPIVKKYLKETIDPWLDGTFKGNGFLYNKKWGGLITKKGSTDSHADFGFGIYNDHHYQLGYFLYGIAVLARIDPIWGAKYKPRAYSLMADFMTLSRSSNSNYTRLRCFDLYKLHSWAGGLTKFTDGRNQESTSEAVNAYYSAALIGMVYEDAELVATASTLTSLEILAAKMWWHVKDDGNMYEKVFTKNNKVIGVLWSNKRDSGLWFGPAEWKDCRLGIQLLPILPISEALFSDVNYVKGLVEWTLPALKRDGVKEGWKGFIYALQGVYDNEGALQKIRKLKAFDDGNSLSNLLWWIHTRGESVGNGEQ; translated from the coding sequence ATGTCTACTActaacaacaaaaacaacaaacCTTTTCTATTCCCACAAGCTAACTCCAGTGTCCTCCCTGACCCCTCCAACTTCTTCTCTTCAAATCTTCTATCCACACCCCTCCCTACTAACTCTTTCTTCCAAAACTTCACTCTCAAAAATGGTGACCAACCTGAATACATTCACCCTTATCTCATCAAATCATCTAACTCATCACTTTCTGTTTCATATCCATCTCGTTCTTCAAACTCTAAAGTCATATCCCAAATATTCAAACCAGATCTTACAATCACTTCCTCCCCTCAAGTACAAATAGTCCAGCAACAATTCAACACTTTCTTACCCTCGTTCATCAACAATGCTTTGAATGTTTTTCCTTTCAAAAGAGAACCCCACAAAATATCTTCCTATAGTGATCTCAGTGTAACCTTAGATATCCCCTCTTCAAATTTGAAATCTTTTCTTGTTAGAGGAAGTCCCTTCTTGACTTTTTCTGTCACACAACCTACCCATCTTTCCATCACTACCATCCACACCATTTGCTATTTTTCTTCCAATAATTCCCTAAAAAAGCACACTTTTCACTTTAACAATGGTCAAAGATGGGTTCTGTATGCTTCTTCACCTCTCAGGTTGACTCAACGTCTTTCTGAGATCTATTCAGTAGCATTTTCTGGTATAATTCGGATAGCTTTGTTGCCGGATTCCAAATCAAAAAGTGAGGCTGTTCTTGACAGGTATAGTTCTTGTTACCCTTTGTCAGGTGATGCTGTCTTCAGAGAACCATTCAGTCTTGAGTATAAGTTTAAGAAGAAAGGTTCAGGTGATTTGCTTCTGTTAGCACATCCTCTTCATATTCAACTTTTGTCTAAGATGGATCCTAATGTTACTGTTTTGAGTGATTTTAAGTATAAAAGCATTGATGGAGACCTTGTTGGTGTTATTGGTGATTCATGGCTTTTGAAAATTGATCCTGTTTCTATAACTTGGCATTCAAGCAAAGGTGTCAAAGAAGAATCTCGCGACGAAATTGTTTTATCTCTTTTGAAAGATGTGAAGTGTCTTAATTCATCCAAAATAGCAACAAAATCTTCTTACTTTTATGGTAAATTGATTGCAAGGGCTGCAAGGTTGGCATTGATAGCAGAAGAAGTGAATTACCTTGATATAATTCCTATTGTGAAGAAGTATTTGAAGGAAACCATTGATCCTTGGCTTGATGGAACTTTTAAGGGAAATGGATTTCTCTATAATAAAAAATGGGGAGGCCTTATAACCAAAAAAGGTTCTACTGATTCTCATGCAGATTTTGGGTTTGGAATTTATAATGATCATCATTATCAGTTGGGATACTTTCTCTACGGAATCGCAGTGCTTGCAAGGATTGATCCAATTTGGGGTGCAAAGTATAAGCCTAGAGCCTATTCACTCATGGCAGATTTTATGACATTGAGTAGAAGCTCGAACTCTAATTACACACGTCTAAGATGTTTCGATCTTTACAAGTTACATTCATGGGCTGGAGGGCTAACCAAGTTTACGGATGGAAGAAATCAGGAGAGTACTAGTGAAGCGGTGAATGCATACTATTCTGCAGCTTTGATTGGTATGGTATATGAAGATGCAGAACTCGTGGCGACTGCATCGACACTCACATCATTAGAAATTCTTGCTGCTAAAATGTGGTGGCATGTGAAAGATGATGGAAATATGTATGAGAAAGTGTTTACTAAAAATAATAAGGTTATCGGTGTACTTTGGTCTAACAAAAGAGACAGTGGTTTATGGTTTGGTCCAGCTGAGTGGAAAGATTGTAGGCTTGGAATTCAGCTTTTACCAATTCTTCCAATTTCTGAAGCATTGTTCTCTGATGTGAACTATGTGAAGGGACTTGTGGAATGGACATTACCTGCTTTGAAAAGGGATGGTGTTAAGGAAGGATGGAAGGGGTTCATATATGCATTGCAAGGAGTTTATGATAATGAAGGTGCATTGCAGAAGATAAGAAAGTTGAAAGCTTTTGATGATGGAAATTCATTGAGTAATCTGTTATGGTGGATTCATACTAGAGGTGAAAGTGTTGGAAATGGAGAACAATGA